TGGACGCCCCGCGCGAAGTCCAGCATGTCGTTCTCGACGAGCGAGTTGCCGATCTCGTACCCCATGGCCTTGATGAACGTGAAGGCCATGCCGCCGCCGATGATGACCTTGTCCACGCGCTTGCCGAGGTTCTCGATGACGCCGATCTTGCCCGACACCTTCGCCCCGCCCAGGATCGCGACGAACGGCCGCATCGGGTCGGCCACCGCGCCTTCCAGGTATTCGATCTCCTTCTTGAGCAGGTAGCCGGCCGCCGCGTCCTTGACGTATTTCGTGATGCCGACGATCGAGGCGTGCGCCCGGTGCGCCGCACCGAACGCGTCGTTGATGTAGACGTCGGCCAGGGAGGCCAGGGCCTTGGAGAAGGCCTCGTCGTTCTTCTCTTCCTCGGAGTGGAACCGGAGATTTTCCAGGAGGAGCACGTCCCCCGGCTTCATGGCCGCGACCATCTTCTCCACCGTCGGGCCGACGCAGTCCGGGGCGAAGGCCACCTCCTTGTTCAACAGGCGCTGGAGACGCTTGGCGACGGGGGCCAGGCTGAGCTTCGGATCGGGTTTGCCCTTGGGCCGGCCCAGGTGCGAGCAGAGGATGACCCTGGCGCCCTCGTCCACGCCGCGGTTGATCGTGGGCAGGGTGGACCGGATGCGGGTGTCGTCCGTGATCTGGTGGGAGTCATCCAGCGGGACGTTGAAGTCCGCCCGGATGATCACGCGCTTGTTCCGGAGGTTGACGTCCTCGATCGTCCGCTTGTGCAGGTTCATAGGCCGTCAGGGCTTGGCCACCATGAACTTGATGAGGTCGCGGACCCGGCAGGAATACCCCCACTCGTTGTCGTACCAGGCGATGACCTTGACCATGCGGTGCTCCAGGATCGTGGTCAGCGGGGCGTCCAGCGTAGCCGAGTGGGAATCGCCCTTCTGATCCACCGAGACGATCGGGTCCTCGGAATAAGCCAGGATGCCCTTGAGCGGGCCTTCGGCGGCCTTCAGGAAGGCGGCGTTGACCGAGGCCGCGTCGCAGTCCTTCTCCGTCTCGACGGTCAAATCCACCAGCGACACGTTGGGCGTGGGCACCCGGATCGCCATTCCGTCCATCTTGCCCTTGAGCTGCGGCAGGACGAGGTGCAGCGCCTTGGCCGCGCCGGTGCTGGTCGGCACCATCGAGACCGCCGCCGCCCGCGCGCGCCGCAGGTCCTTGTGGGGCAGGTCCAGGAGCTGCTGGTCGTTCGTGTACGAATGGATCGTGGTCATGACCCCGTGGCGGATGCCGAAGTTCTCGAGCAGCACCTTGGCAACCGGCGCCAGGCAGTTGGTCGTACAGGAGGCGTTCGACACGATCTGGTGTGCCTTCGGGTCGTAGGTCTGCTCGTTGACGCCCAGGACGATCGTTACGTCCGGATCCTTGGCCGGCGCAGAGATGATCACCCGCTTGGCGCCGGCCGAGAGGTGCTTGCTGGCCCCCTCGCGGTCGGTGAAGCGGCCGGTGGACTCGACGACCAGGTCCACCCCCAGGTCCTTCCACGGCAGCTCCTTCGGGTCCTTCTTGGCCAGGATCTTGATGGACTTGCCGGCCACCGAGATCGAATCGTCTTCCGCGTGGACCTCCGCCCGGAGCGTCCCGTGCACCGAGTCATACTTCAAGAGGTAGGCGAGCGTCTTCGCGTCCGTCAGGTCGTTGATCGCCACGAAGTCCAGTTCAGGATCGCCCAGCGAGGCCCGCAGGACGTTCCGCCCGATCCGGCCGAACCCGTTGATTCCAATGCGAATTG
This sequence is a window from Nitrospirota bacterium. Protein-coding genes within it:
- a CDS encoding phosphoglycerate kinase — its product is MNLHKRTIEDVNLRNKRVIIRADFNVPLDDSHQITDDTRIRSTLPTINRGVDEGARVILCSHLGRPKGKPDPKLSLAPVAKRLQRLLNKEVAFAPDCVGPTVEKMVAAMKPGDVLLLENLRFHSEEEKNDEAFSKALASLADVYINDAFGAAHRAHASIVGITKYVKDAAAGYLLKKEIEYLEGAVADPMRPFVAILGGAKVSGKIGVIENLGKRVDKVIIGGGMAFTFIKAMGYEIGNSLVENDMLDFARGVQEHAFSRGVKFYLPVDCVVAASLEPGAETKLVPVQEIPKDWYGLDIGPASVKLFSEAVQNAKTILWNGPMGMFERDAYARGTLSIAHAVANAYALTIVGGGDTALAVHRAGESESMSFISTGGGAALELLEGKELPGLAALPNNHD
- the gap gene encoding type I glyceraldehyde-3-phosphate dehydrogenase, producing MAIRIGINGFGRIGRNVLRASLGDPELDFVAINDLTDAKTLAYLLKYDSVHGTLRAEVHAEDDSISVAGKSIKILAKKDPKELPWKDLGVDLVVESTGRFTDREGASKHLSAGAKRVIISAPAKDPDVTIVLGVNEQTYDPKAHQIVSNASCTTNCLAPVAKVLLENFGIRHGVMTTIHSYTNDQQLLDLPHKDLRRARAAAVSMVPTSTGAAKALHLVLPQLKGKMDGMAIRVPTPNVSLVDLTVETEKDCDAASVNAAFLKAAEGPLKGILAYSEDPIVSVDQKGDSHSATLDAPLTTILEHRMVKVIAWYDNEWGYSCRVRDLIKFMVAKP